Proteins from one Desulfonema limicola genomic window:
- a CDS encoding TonB-dependent receptor plug domain-containing protein, with translation MRRKNIYFFKSILLAGIFVLGMSFSLMAQEQMKISKTIEHEIDEEIMWIQEEAAITIGIATKTEKKIEDAPGSVTVISREELRRRNIRTVDEAFSELAGIFVKRTKGLMDTGDFVTMRGFNDSEYMLVLLDGQPLNDGYTASLRWAVLPVDNIEKIEIIRGAASALYGGNAVGGVVNIITSTPKSLEMSATGGYGTNDTKRYRVSLGNRFAEKLSIGIGYEKEVTDGYVTTPVVRTIKNGEGNVSGGYPMNDDTGNITQWVVGDRGIQNGEKYSFYGKAGFDFSDTGNISLTVIQGHHEYDYEPPNTYMGTLSGSAVSGEGFKADFSPNDFIYGGIAEDDTDIYTLSFRELFGRIHVNAQTGLRKTEYGYAVESGGAEKNYYDCPGSLTLIDTETWFSEIHGDIPIGKNHTLLAGFSFRTDKADTNEYDVPYYRSFSDKSSSTFHSGGKDEIWAVFLEDEWKISETFALYLGGRYDSWQVSNGSSGESGDETQYESNNDAEFSPRAAGVWKAFSDTIFRASIGSAFRPPNIYELYRTRSTRTATYEGNPNLSPETVRTYEAGVEQYLFDRKARVSLTGYRNDIDDLIYYKDDTENKTKTRMNAGKARTHGLELEASYNIHKNARLWGNYTYTYAKITDNPLDPASEDKYVAGVPKTTWNLGLDVYHQWFKGSLAGRYFSKIYNNEDNTDIEEGVYQTYEPAFYLDGKITFIPYKWAKWAEFSLSVDNMLDEDYYEYYIQDERTFLFEITLRY, from the coding sequence ATGAGACGCAAAAATATTTATTTTTTCAAAAGTATTCTTCTGGCAGGGATATTTGTTTTGGGGATGTCCTTTTCTTTGATGGCACAGGAACAAATGAAAATCAGCAAAACAATTGAACATGAAATTGATGAAGAAATCATGTGGATTCAGGAAGAAGCAGCGATTACAATAGGAATCGCCACGAAAACAGAGAAAAAAATCGAAGATGCTCCTGGAAGTGTGACGGTGATCTCCAGAGAAGAACTGAGACGGCGCAATATCAGAACGGTAGATGAAGCATTCTCAGAACTTGCAGGCATATTTGTTAAAAGAACCAAAGGCTTGATGGATACCGGCGATTTTGTAACAATGAGAGGATTTAATGATAGTGAGTATATGCTTGTACTGCTGGATGGACAGCCCTTGAATGACGGATATACCGCCAGTCTGAGATGGGCGGTCTTACCTGTTGACAATATAGAAAAAATAGAAATTATTCGAGGTGCCGCTTCAGCCCTTTACGGGGGCAATGCCGTGGGCGGTGTGGTCAACATCATTACCAGCACTCCCAAATCGCTGGAAATGAGTGCCACCGGCGGATATGGAACCAATGATACCAAGCGTTACCGTGTCTCTTTAGGAAATCGTTTTGCAGAAAAATTGAGTATTGGTATTGGATATGAAAAAGAAGTTACTGACGGATATGTAACAACACCGGTAGTTCGAACCATCAAAAATGGCGAAGGAAATGTATCAGGCGGTTATCCCATGAACGATGATACGGGAAATATCACCCAATGGGTGGTGGGGGACAGGGGAATACAAAATGGGGAGAAATACAGTTTTTACGGCAAAGCAGGATTTGATTTCTCTGATACCGGCAATATTTCATTGACAGTAATACAGGGACATCATGAATATGACTATGAACCGCCAAATACCTATATGGGTACACTCTCCGGTTCAGCCGTTTCAGGGGAAGGATTTAAGGCAGATTTCAGTCCCAATGATTTCATATATGGCGGCATAGCCGAAGATGATACAGATATTTATACGCTGAGTTTCAGGGAATTGTTTGGCAGAATTCATGTCAATGCACAGACAGGATTAAGAAAAACGGAATACGGTTATGCAGTTGAATCAGGCGGTGCTGAAAAAAACTATTATGATTGTCCGGGCAGTCTCACGCTTATTGACACAGAAACCTGGTTTTCTGAAATCCATGGGGATATCCCCATAGGAAAAAATCATACCCTGCTGGCAGGATTTTCTTTTAGGACAGACAAAGCCGATACAAATGAATATGATGTTCCATATTATCGGAGTTTCTCGGACAAAAGCAGCAGCACCTTTCATTCCGGCGGCAAAGATGAGATATGGGCAGTGTTTCTGGAAGACGAATGGAAGATATCCGAAACTTTTGCCCTGTATTTGGGCGGACGTTATGATTCATGGCAGGTAAGTAACGGTTCATCCGGTGAGTCTGGTGATGAAACCCAATATGAGTCTAATAATGATGCTGAATTCAGTCCCCGGGCAGCAGGAGTCTGGAAAGCATTTTCAGATACGATTTTCAGGGCTTCCATTGGCTCTGCGTTTCGGCCGCCTAATATTTATGAATTATATCGGACACGAAGCACCAGGACGGCTACTTATGAGGGCAATCCGAATTTATCGCCTGAAACTGTACGAACATATGAAGCAGGGGTTGAGCAATATCTTTTTGACAGAAAGGCCCGTGTATCTCTTACAGGATACCGAAATGACATTGATGACCTGATTTATTACAAGGATGATACAGAAAACAAAACCAAGACAAGGATGAATGCAGGCAAAGCCAGGACTCATGGACTGGAACTGGAGGCATCTTATAATATTCATAAGAATGCCAGATTATGGGGAAATTATACATACACTTATGCCAAAATCACAGACAACCCGCTGGATCCGGCTAGTGAGGACAAATATGTTGCAGGGGTGCCAAAAACAACCTGGAACCTGGGGCTGGATGTCTATCATCAATGGTTCAAGGGAAGTCTTGCAGGGCGTTATTTCAGCAAAATATATAATAATGAGGATAACACAGATATTGAAGAAGGGGTTTATCAGACCTATGAACCTGCGTTTTACCTGGATGGCAAGATCACCTTTATCCCTTATAAATGGGCAAAATGGGCAGAATTTTCTCTTTCAGTGGATAATATGCTTGATGAAGACTATTATGAATATTACATTCAGGATGAACGGACATTTCTTTTTGAAATAACACTTCGATATTAA
- a CDS encoding class I SAM-dependent methyltransferase yields MARTMQDEKKQVKENCPLCKQDGKLFYRDEFFKCLNCKGIYKNRKDYLNTQAEIRRYKEHNNDVNDIRYQNFVFPITNHVLTNFTPNHTGLDFGSGTAPVISKILQDNGYDIQQFDPFFANKPELLNRMYDYIVSCEVIEHFHNPDAEFKLLRKILKSNGAMICMTHLYDKDTDFKNWYYKNDPTHVFIYCRETMNFIADYYGFTELIINKRLIVFKL; encoded by the coding sequence ATGGCCCGAACAATGCAGGATGAAAAAAAGCAGGTGAAAGAAAACTGCCCCCTCTGTAAACAAGATGGAAAGCTATTTTACAGGGATGAATTCTTTAAATGCCTCAATTGTAAAGGCATATATAAAAACAGGAAAGATTATCTTAACACACAAGCAGAAATAAGAAGATATAAAGAGCATAATAACGATGTAAATGATATTCGTTATCAGAATTTTGTATTTCCTATTACAAATCATGTTTTAACAAATTTTACACCAAATCATACCGGCCTTGATTTCGGCTCTGGAACAGCACCTGTAATATCAAAAATCCTTCAAGACAATGGATATGATATTCAACAATTCGATCCATTTTTTGCCAATAAGCCTGAATTGCTGAACAGGATGTATGATTATATTGTAAGCTGCGAGGTTATAGAACATTTTCATAATCCAGATGCGGAATTTAAATTACTGCGTAAAATCCTGAAATCAAATGGTGCAATGATCTGTATGACTCATTTGTATGATAAAGATACAGATTTCAAGAACTGGTATTATAAAAATGATCCTACCCATGTGTTTATTTATTGCCGGGAAACAATGAATTTTATTGCTGATTATTATGGTTTTACGGAGTTGATAATAAACAAAAGGCTGATTGTATTTAAACTATAA
- the yedF gene encoding sulfurtransferase-like selenium metabolism protein YedF, translating to MKEIDARGLACPAPVLMAKTAIENEKAQYLKIIVDNKASKENVSIFLESKKFDVSVQEKDGDFYITGKGKGVESLPDAQEKKTETSSKKILIMIPTDRMGYGDDELGIKLMLSFIKTLKEMGPDLWRLVFVNNGVKLCITGSPALDDIKELHKKGVSILVCGTCLTHFNLLEKKETGETTNMLDIVTSMQVADQVVNI from the coding sequence ATGAAGGAAATTGATGCACGGGGGCTGGCCTGTCCTGCCCCGGTTTTAATGGCAAAAACAGCCATAGAGAACGAAAAAGCACAATATCTTAAAATTATTGTTGATAATAAAGCATCAAAGGAAAACGTGTCAATTTTCCTGGAATCAAAAAAATTTGATGTTTCAGTCCAGGAAAAAGACGGGGACTTTTATATAACAGGAAAAGGCAAAGGCGTAGAAAGCCTGCCTGATGCACAGGAGAAAAAAACAGAAACCAGCAGTAAAAAAATCCTGATTATGATCCCGACTGACCGGATGGGATACGGGGATGACGAGCTTGGAATAAAGCTGATGCTCAGTTTTATAAAAACCCTGAAAGAAATGGGGCCTGATCTCTGGAGGCTTGTATTTGTAAACAACGGTGTCAAACTCTGCATAACAGGCTCCCCTGCCCTTGATGATATTAAAGAACTGCATAAAAAAGGAGTAAGCATCCTGGTATGCGGAACCTGCCTTACCCATTTCAACCTGCTGGAGAAGAAAGAAACCGGGGAAACTACAAACATGCTTGATATTGTTACATCCATGCAGGTAGCAGATCAGGTTGTGAATATATAA
- a CDS encoding ATP-binding protein yields MQIKFKKPVSIASRLLIAFVSLVLIPMVTVSTISSIVSFKQGKKQIISKLEAVAVLKEAEIKTWLKNLKTDLLILSVMDEENQDIRKILISGKIASKTFDSSFYDILKLFKHIVSLTGRYDELFLLDKNKKPVLSTSVADKSLAHGLFFKDEINKHGVSIIPFSLPSVSKGINTIISVLPIKDENGSVLGFLCGRASFEKLNEIMMERAGIGKTGETYIVSLNRLLLTVSRFPGFDTGQTIVDTRGIKKALGKKASGSGFYSDYRNIPVAGVYRWIPELQMILMAEIDQAEAYKPIFTGLKIDISIAVLAVFIAGLASLMFTRSIAVPITHLAETASLISNGQLALTVKIDRKDEIGILAQAFNKMSIRVQNFISELEENVAQKEYELKESEEFYRLVMNNIIDPIFLTDDNGRFIFICLNVKHILGYTEQEIHAMENIKKLFGDNIFNCEELKNRDTICDIEKKLCSKNGREHIFLITIRKVCIKGGTNLYVLHDITERKKAENTLQEKTIELRERVKELNCLYNISDLAEKSYISLDTILQKTVNFIPPAWQYPELTCARIILNKKTFQNNNFRETLWKLSSDIKIKGNCIGVIEVFYLKNNSRARKPSFLSEEKKLINAIAAQLGRIIERKNTELALQKSEEQARALINAIPDMLFRLDKNGVYLDYKAERSELYSKSSDIIGMKNRDITPPEFADLVDYYISRTLKTGNMQIFEYQLPVPGKGIRDYEARMAASGDDEVTAIVRNITDRKLAEKELRQAKEAAEAANIAKSRFLANMSHEIRTPMNAILGFTELLDEMISDEKMKNYIKSVKSSGKSLLNLINDILDLSKIEAGKMRIHYEPVSIINISEEIKSIFSIAIYEKQIDFIIEISNNIPEYLILDETRLRQILINLVGNSLKFTDKGSIKLSFETAEGEESKPAGRKQEIDLIIRVEDTGIGISAEAQKKLFHIFEQAHNQETENYGGTGLGLAICKRLAEMMEGKISVQSLPGRGSMFEVQFFGVSIGTKKTESLSVNQVLIDNNFEPATILSVDDVESNRNLIKGFLNKTCLSVLDAENGQQAVFIAEKYNPDLILMDIRMPVMDGYEAAKNIKQANNIPIIAVTAFGLKEDQQKIINSGFFDDYLRKPVHKQDLFEKLSAFIRHSSIKNSTFNKNDDKIKEDILMELSGETIENLPEIIKKLETSFMDMWKDAQGKGNFVKIAEFGNAIKEFGKETSLKIIEKTGSDILSCTKSFDVENIEKSMKKFPEIISMLKRNK; encoded by the coding sequence ATGCAGATAAAATTTAAAAAACCTGTTTCCATTGCTTCCAGACTTCTTATCGCCTTTGTTTCACTTGTTCTTATCCCCATGGTTACAGTCAGTACAATATCAAGCATTGTGAGTTTTAAACAAGGAAAAAAGCAGATTATATCAAAGCTTGAAGCAGTAGCAGTGCTGAAAGAAGCTGAAATAAAAACATGGCTGAAAAACCTTAAAACCGATCTTTTAATACTGTCAGTCATGGATGAAGAAAATCAAGATATAAGAAAAATTTTGATTTCAGGAAAAATTGCCTCCAAAACCTTTGACAGCTCCTTTTATGATATTTTGAAACTTTTCAAGCATATAGTTTCTCTTACAGGAAGATATGATGAATTGTTTTTACTTGACAAAAATAAAAAACCGGTTCTGTCAACCAGTGTAGCTGACAAATCTCTTGCCCACGGGCTGTTTTTTAAAGATGAAATAAATAAACACGGGGTCAGCATTATTCCATTTTCACTTCCTTCTGTCTCAAAAGGAATAAACACAATAATATCTGTTCTTCCCATAAAAGACGAAAACGGGTCTGTTCTGGGTTTTTTATGCGGCAGGGCAAGTTTTGAAAAGCTTAATGAAATTATGATGGAGCGGGCAGGCATAGGAAAAACAGGTGAAACATATATTGTAAGCCTGAACAGGCTGCTTTTGACGGTTTCCAGGTTTCCCGGTTTTGATACCGGGCAGACCATTGTTGATACCAGGGGTATAAAAAAAGCCCTGGGAAAAAAAGCCAGCGGCTCAGGATTTTATTCAGATTACCGTAATATTCCAGTAGCAGGTGTTTACCGCTGGATTCCAGAATTACAAATGATACTCATGGCAGAAATAGATCAGGCAGAAGCATATAAGCCTATTTTCACAGGATTGAAAATTGATATTTCCATTGCTGTTCTTGCTGTGTTTATTGCAGGACTGGCATCCCTGATGTTTACCAGAAGCATTGCCGTACCCATTACACACCTGGCTGAAACAGCATCGCTTATTTCAAACGGCCAGCTTGCACTCACTGTTAAAATAGATCGAAAAGACGAAATAGGTATTTTAGCTCAGGCATTTAACAAAATGAGCATCAGGGTACAGAATTTTATCTCGGAACTGGAAGAGAATGTGGCTCAAAAAGAATATGAACTAAAAGAATCTGAAGAATTTTACCGGCTGGTAATGAATAATATTATTGATCCCATATTTCTTACAGACGACAACGGCAGATTTATATTCATATGCCTGAATGTAAAACATATCCTGGGTTATACGGAACAGGAAATCCATGCAATGGAAAATATAAAAAAACTTTTTGGAGATAATATTTTTAATTGTGAAGAACTAAAAAACAGGGATACCATATGCGATATTGAAAAAAAGCTTTGCTCCAAAAACGGCAGGGAGCATATTTTTCTAATAACAATAAGAAAGGTCTGTATAAAAGGCGGAACAAATCTTTATGTTCTCCATGATATTACGGAAAGGAAAAAGGCTGAAAATACCTTGCAGGAAAAAACCATTGAACTGAGAGAAAGGGTCAAAGAGTTAAACTGCCTTTACAATATATCAGACCTTGCAGAAAAATCTTATATTTCTTTGGATACTATTCTTCAAAAAACTGTAAATTTTATTCCCCCTGCATGGCAGTATCCTGAACTTACATGTGCAAGAATTATATTAAACAAAAAAACCTTTCAAAACAACAACTTCAGGGAAACCCTCTGGAAACTGTCTTCAGACATAAAAATAAAAGGAAACTGCATAGGGGTTATAGAGGTTTTTTATCTGAAAAATAATTCAAGAGCCAGGAAGCCGTCCTTTCTCAGTGAAGAAAAAAAACTTATTAATGCCATAGCAGCACAACTGGGAAGAATCATTGAAAGAAAAAATACAGAACTGGCTCTTCAAAAAAGCGAAGAACAGGCAAGGGCATTGATAAACGCGATCCCTGACATGCTTTTCAGACTGGATAAAAACGGGGTTTACCTCGACTATAAAGCAGAGCGTTCAGAACTTTATTCCAAATCATCTGATATTATCGGCATGAAAAACAGGGACATTACCCCTCCTGAATTTGCTGATCTTGTTGATTATTACATCAGCAGAACACTTAAAACAGGAAATATGCAGATATTTGAATATCAGCTTCCAGTACCTGGAAAAGGCATAAGAGATTATGAAGCCAGGATGGCTGCAAGCGGAGATGATGAAGTTACGGCAATTGTCAGAAATATAACAGACCGGAAATTGGCTGAAAAGGAATTAAGACAGGCAAAAGAGGCTGCTGAAGCTGCCAATATTGCAAAAAGCAGGTTTCTTGCAAACATGAGCCATGAAATAAGAACACCCATGAATGCCATTCTTGGATTTACGGAACTGCTTGATGAAATGATTTCTGATGAAAAAATGAAAAATTATATTAAGTCTGTTAAATCATCAGGCAAATCCCTGCTTAACCTGATTAACGATATTCTTGATCTGTCCAAAATAGAAGCAGGCAAGATGAGAATTCATTATGAACCTGTCTCTATTATTAACATATCTGAAGAAATCAAAAGTATTTTTTCCATAGCAATATATGAAAAACAAATTGATTTTATAATTGAAATTTCTAATAATATTCCTGAATACCTGATACTTGATGAAACACGATTAAGGCAGATACTGATTAACCTTGTGGGCAATTCCCTGAAGTTTACTGATAAAGGCAGTATAAAATTGAGTTTTGAAACAGCAGAAGGTGAAGAATCAAAACCTGCCGGAAGAAAACAGGAGATTGACCTTATAATCAGGGTTGAAGATACCGGCATCGGCATATCTGCCGAGGCTCAGAAAAAGCTTTTTCATATTTTTGAACAGGCTCATAATCAGGAAACAGAAAACTACGGAGGAACAGGACTGGGCCTGGCAATATGCAAAAGACTTGCAGAAATGATGGAAGGAAAGATTTCAGTTCAAAGCTTGCCCGGCAGGGGAAGTATGTTTGAAGTACAATTTTTCGGTGTTTCCATTGGAACAAAAAAAACTGAATCCTTATCTGTAAACCAGGTTTTAATTGACAATAACTTTGAACCTGCAACAATATTGTCGGTTGATGACGTTGAATCCAACCGAAATCTTATAAAAGGTTTTTTAAATAAAACCTGTTTAAGCGTTCTGGATGCTGAAAACGGACAGCAGGCCGTATTTATTGCTGAAAAATACAATCCCGACCTTATTCTTATGGATATACGAATGCCTGTTATGGACGGGTATGAAGCTGCAAAAAATATCAAGCAGGCAAACAATATTCCTATAATTGCAGTAACTGCATTTGGACTCAAGGAAGATCAGCAAAAAATTATAAATAGCGGATTTTTTGACGATTACCTGAGAAAACCTGTTCATAAACAGGATTTATTTGAAAAACTGTCTGCTTTTATCAGACACTCCAGTATAAAAAATTCAACATTCAATAAAAATGATGATAAAATCAAGGAAGATATCCTGATGGAATTATCAGGAGAAACAATTGAAAATCTTCCTGAAATTATCAAAAAACTGGAAACCAGTTTTATGGATATGTGGAAAGATGCCCAGGGCAAAGGCAATTTTGTTAAAATTGCAGAATTTGGAAACGCAATAAAGGAATTTGGCAAAGAAACCTCTTTAAAAATTATTGAAAAAACAGGCAGTGATATTTTAAGCTGTACCAAAAGCTTTGATGTTGAAAACATAGAAAAAAGCATGAAAAAATTCCCTGAAATCATTTCAATGCTCAAAAGGAATAAATAA
- a CDS encoding hybrid sensor histidine kinase/response regulator, protein MDSKKIENSSILIVDDSPKNIQVVAGILEKEGFEMSFALNGKTALSLIESEKFDLILLDIMMPEISGYEVCKIIKQNPCAKHIPVIFLTAKTDSESIVKGFECGSIDYITKPFNPAELIARVRTHISLKQSKESLIKANMELTEINAAKNKFFSIIAHDLRNPFTALITGTELLFERIDIYEKKKIKELLKEINKSSRRTFGLLENLLYWSRSQTGSIKYNPEKIYIYTIISLNINLVKETAGLKEISIKNAVDKTISAYADLEMINTVIRNLLSNALKFTNKYGEISISSKEYEDIVEISIADNGVGINPRDIDKLFRIDVKHTTPGTEDETGSGLGLNICREFIEKNRGNIRVESQPGKGSVFYFTIPKS, encoded by the coding sequence ATGGATTCAAAAAAAATAGAAAACAGCAGCATCCTCATAGTTGATGACTCTCCAAAAAACATACAGGTTGTTGCAGGTATCCTGGAAAAGGAGGGCTTTGAGATGTCATTTGCCTTAAACGGAAAAACAGCCCTCTCCCTTATTGAATCTGAAAAATTTGATTTAATACTTTTAGATATAATGATGCCGGAGATCAGCGGATATGAAGTATGTAAAATAATAAAACAAAACCCTTGTGCAAAGCATATTCCTGTTATATTTTTGACAGCAAAAACAGACAGCGAAAGTATTGTAAAAGGATTTGAATGCGGCAGTATTGACTATATTACCAAGCCTTTTAATCCAGCAGAACTGATTGCAAGGGTTAGAACTCATATATCTCTCAAACAGTCAAAAGAATCTCTTATAAAGGCAAACATGGAACTTACAGAAATAAATGCCGCAAAAAACAAATTTTTCTCCATTATTGCCCATGATTTAAGAAACCCTTTTACAGCCTTGATTACTGGTACAGAGTTACTTTTTGAACGCATAGACATATATGAAAAGAAAAAAATAAAAGAACTTCTAAAAGAAATAAACAAAAGCTCACGCCGTACCTTCGGGCTTCTTGAAAATCTCCTTTACTGGTCAAGATCACAGACAGGCAGCATAAAATATAATCCTGAAAAAATATATATTTACACTATTATATCTTTAAATATCAACCTGGTTAAGGAAACCGCAGGATTAAAAGAAATTTCCATAAAAAATGCGGTTGATAAAACAATCTCAGCTTATGCAGATTTGGAAATGATAAACACTGTTATAAGAAACCTTCTCTCAAATGCCTTGAAATTTACAAACAAATATGGAGAAATAAGTATATCTTCAAAAGAATATGAAGATATTGTTGAAATTTCCATTGCAGATAACGGCGTGGGCATAAATCCCAGGGATATAGACAAGCTTTTCAGAATTGATGTAAAACATACAACCCCTGGTACTGAAGATGAAACCGGTTCAGGACTGGGGCTTAACATATGCAGGGAATTTATTGAAAAAAACCGTGGAAATATCAGGGTTGAAAGCCAGCCTGGAAAAGGAAGCGTGTTTTATTTTACAATACCAAAATCCTGA
- a CDS encoding acyl--CoA ligase family protein translates to MSQPSVYFDILTPVHFLSRSASVFDDKIAVIYNEKQYSYTEFYNRVKRLANALKNIGIGKGDKVAFICPNIPPMLEAHYAVPMLGAALVSINIRLSASEIGYIIDHSDAKALFVDNEFAASVTPALNAIPKVKTFVNICDESDARPLDGMEYEEFLKTGSEDPVECEIDDEYQVATINYTSGTTGKPKGVMYHHRGAYLNALGEQLEFGVNSRSVYLWTLPMFHCNGWCFTWGITAMGATHVCLRKVVPEEIYRIIESKGITHLCAAPTILIGMSSYATANNIKLSHRLEIMTAGAPPAPTVIQNMENVGANIMQTYGLTEVFGPHSVCAWQTKWDDLPLEERAKIKARQGVPFIVAMYMDVVNPETMEPVPRDGQTIGEIVMRGNNVMLGYYKDKEATDEAFKGGWFHSGDLAVMHPNNYAQIMDRKKDIIISGGENISTVEVENVIYQHPDVMEVAIVPVPDEKWGEVPKAFVVPKPGTNPSAEDIINFCKENLARFKAPKSVEFGELPKTATGKIQKFKLRDKEWAGRERRVN, encoded by the coding sequence ATGTCTCAACCCAGTGTATATTTCGACATTCTTACACCTGTCCATTTTTTAAGCCGCAGTGCATCTGTTTTTGATGATAAAATTGCTGTGATTTATAATGAAAAACAATACAGCTACACAGAGTTTTATAATCGTGTCAAGCGTCTTGCCAATGCATTAAAAAATATTGGTATCGGCAAAGGAGACAAGGTTGCATTTATATGTCCCAATATCCCGCCCATGCTGGAAGCTCATTATGCTGTTCCCATGCTTGGAGCAGCCCTTGTAAGTATTAATATCAGGCTTTCAGCTTCGGAAATCGGTTATATCATAGACCACTCTGATGCCAAAGCTCTTTTTGTAGATAATGAATTTGCCGCTTCGGTAACTCCTGCCTTAAATGCAATTCCCAAGGTCAAGACCTTTGTCAATATATGCGATGAAAGCGATGCCAGACCCCTTGACGGCATGGAATATGAAGAATTTTTAAAGACCGGTTCCGAAGATCCCGTTGAGTGCGAAATTGACGATGAATATCAGGTAGCAACCATAAATTATACCAGCGGAACAACAGGCAAGCCTAAAGGCGTTATGTATCATCACCGGGGCGCATATCTCAATGCTCTGGGTGAACAGCTTGAATTTGGTGTAAATTCACGTTCTGTTTATCTCTGGACCCTGCCCATGTTTCACTGCAACGGCTGGTGTTTTACATGGGGTATAACTGCAATGGGTGCAACCCATGTATGTCTGAGAAAGGTTGTTCCAGAAGAGATTTACCGCATTATTGAAAGCAAAGGGATTACACATCTTTGTGCAGCGCCTACAATCCTTATCGGCATGTCGTCATATGCAACTGCAAATAATATCAAACTGAGCCACCGCCTTGAAATAATGACAGCCGGAGCGCCGCCGGCACCGACTGTAATCCAGAACATGGAAAACGTAGGGGCAAATATAATGCAGACCTATGGACTGACCGAGGTATTCGGACCCCACAGTGTATGTGCATGGCAGACAAAATGGGATGATCTTCCTTTGGAGGAACGTGCAAAAATCAAAGCCCGCCAGGGTGTGCCTTTTATTGTTGCCATGTATATGGATGTAGTCAATCCTGAAACAATGGAACCAGTTCCCCGCGACGGCCAGACCATAGGCGAGATTGTCATGAGGGGCAATAATGTAATGCTTGGTTATTATAAAGATAAGGAAGCTACTGACGAAGCTTTTAAAGGCGGATGGTTTCACAGCGGCGATCTTGCAGTTATGCATCCAAATAATTACGCCCAGATCATGGACAGGAAAAAGGATATTATTATCAGCGGCGGTGAAAATATCTCAACAGTTGAGGTAGAAAATGTAATATACCAGCATCCTGATGTTATGGAGGTTGCCATTGTTCCGGTTCCTGATGAAAAATGGGGTGAAGTGCCCAAAGCCTTTGTAGTTCCAAAACCAGGAACAAACCCCAGTGCCGAAGATATTATAAATTTCTGCAAGGAAAACCTTGCCAGGTTTAAAGCTCCCAAATCAGTTGAATTCGGTGAACTGCCAAAAACAGCAACAGGCAAGATCCAGAAATTCAAATTAAGAGACAAGGAATGGGCTGGCCGCGAACGGCGTGTTAATTAA